Proteins found in one Paenibacillus dendritiformis genomic segment:
- a CDS encoding alpha/beta hydrolase, which produces MTRNMISLDHLARRQVGIPHAEQWTLRSRAENRTYRIIVAQPEGEPPPSGYPVIYLLDGNSVFGTMVEAVRLQSRRPDKTGVAPAIIVGIGYETEASYAPNRFYDYTPVPNTEYRRRSDGAELPEQGGAAAFLQFIEEELKPQIASEFRIDRNRQTIFGHSLGGLFVLYALFTKPDAFRHYIAGSPSIHWSKEYLLEQERIFKARVREESVNVRLLLGVGEQEKSHVARNCDSARELAERLSSLSDLGVSAVYKEFEDEGHVSVLPILISRALRFALHPEQQ; this is translated from the coding sequence ATGACACGGAACATGATTTCGCTTGATCATCTTGCGCGCCGCCAGGTCGGCATTCCCCACGCGGAGCAATGGACGCTGCGTTCGCGGGCCGAGAACCGAACCTACCGGATTATCGTGGCGCAGCCGGAGGGGGAACCCCCTCCTTCGGGCTACCCGGTTATCTATTTGCTGGACGGCAACTCGGTATTCGGAACGATGGTCGAGGCGGTGCGCCTGCAGAGCCGCCGTCCTGACAAGACGGGGGTGGCTCCGGCGATCATTGTAGGAATTGGCTATGAGACGGAGGCTTCTTATGCGCCGAATCGCTTTTACGATTACACGCCGGTTCCCAATACGGAGTACAGGCGCAGATCCGATGGAGCAGAGCTGCCTGAACAAGGCGGAGCAGCGGCGTTCCTCCAGTTCATCGAGGAGGAGCTGAAGCCGCAGATCGCAAGCGAGTTCCGGATTGACCGGAACCGGCAGACGATTTTCGGACACTCCCTCGGCGGTCTGTTCGTGCTCTATGCGTTGTTTACGAAGCCGGACGCGTTCCGGCACTATATTGCAGGCAGTCCGTCCATCCATTGGAGCAAGGAATATTTGCTTGAACAGGAGCGGATATTCAAGGCCCGTGTGCGGGAGGAATCCGTCAACGTCCGGCTGCTGCTCGGAGTCGGGGAACAGGAGAAAAGCCATGTCGCCCGCAATTGCGACAGCGCCAGGGAGCTTGCGGAACGACTGTCTTCTCTCTCCGATTTGGGAGTGAGCGCCGTATATAAGGAATTTGAAGATGAAGGGCATGTCTCGGTGCTGCCGATTCTGATCAGCCGGGCATTGCGGTTCGCCTTGCATCCGGAGCAACAATGA
- a CDS encoding 2,3-dihydro-2,3-dihydroxybenzoate dehydrogenase produces the protein MEYAGIKGKVALVTGAAQGIGEAVARALAGLGAIVAAVDRNAAGVEKLAAELSGSGNLRAAAYPADVGDRSAVEKAVERIEQELGPIEIVVNVAGLLRAGPIDSLSDEDWQETFRVNVNGVFYVSRTVVRRMALRGSGSIVTVGSNAAGVPRMHMSAYAASKAAAAMFTKCLGLEYARNNIRCNIVAPGSTDTAMQRALWSGEDSAAGVIAGSPEAFRLGIPLHKLAMPSDIADAVIFLVSDRARHITMHELCVDGGATLGC, from the coding sequence ATGGAGTATGCAGGCATCAAGGGAAAAGTCGCATTGGTTACCGGCGCTGCCCAAGGCATCGGGGAAGCGGTGGCGCGGGCGCTTGCCGGACTCGGGGCGATCGTCGCGGCCGTCGATCGGAATGCCGCGGGCGTCGAGAAGCTCGCCGCCGAGCTGAGCGGCTCCGGCAATCTCCGTGCCGCGGCATACCCGGCAGACGTGGGGGACCGGTCGGCCGTAGAAAAAGCGGTGGAGCGAATCGAACAGGAGCTGGGTCCGATTGAGATCGTCGTCAATGTGGCAGGACTGCTGCGGGCAGGGCCCATCGACTCGCTTAGCGATGAGGATTGGCAGGAGACCTTCAGGGTCAACGTCAACGGCGTATTTTATGTGTCCCGCACCGTCGTCAGACGGATGGCGCTCCGCGGTTCCGGCTCCATTGTGACCGTGGGGTCGAACGCGGCCGGGGTGCCGCGGATGCATATGTCAGCCTATGCGGCTTCGAAGGCGGCCGCAGCTATGTTCACCAAATGTCTCGGGCTGGAGTACGCCCGGAACAATATCCGCTGCAACATCGTAGCGCCCGGTTCCACGGACACGGCTATGCAGCGGGCGCTTTGGAGCGGCGAGGACAGCGCGGCGGGAGTCATTGCCGGCTCGCCGGAGGCGTTCCGCTTGGGAATCCCGCTTCACAAGCTGGCCATGCCCTCAGATATTGCCGATGCGGTAATCTTCCTCGTATCCGACCGGGCGCGGCATATT